One window of the Oceanicaulis sp. genome contains the following:
- the gntA gene encoding guanitoxin biosynthesis heme-dependent pre-guanitoxin N-hydroxylase GntA produces MTRPDRRAAFEAFLTSDDFPCVGARAALSQDQLRVIEAGALDRARHDVDIRAAIGAFIEELDRDGPQLQTLVVLFDGPDGLDEVGFEAALWNRLQALRNMDVAAGEPWAKDVSDDPGSAQFSLSLRGEPFFVVGLHPAASRPARRLGFPAMALNAHRQFEALRADGRYEQMKQIIREREEAGTGSINPMLADFGEGSEAAQYSGRAVGEDWTAPFDPKTEATRNTGS; encoded by the coding sequence TTGACCAGACCAGACCGGCGGGCGGCCTTCGAGGCCTTTCTGACTTCGGACGACTTTCCCTGCGTCGGCGCCAGGGCGGCCCTGTCGCAGGACCAGCTCAGGGTGATCGAGGCCGGCGCGCTCGACCGGGCGCGCCACGATGTCGATATCCGCGCCGCGATCGGCGCCTTCATCGAAGAACTCGACCGTGACGGCCCCCAGCTTCAGACGCTGGTGGTGCTGTTCGACGGTCCGGACGGGCTCGACGAGGTCGGGTTCGAGGCCGCGCTGTGGAACCGGCTCCAGGCGCTGCGCAACATGGACGTCGCCGCAGGCGAGCCCTGGGCGAAGGACGTGTCGGACGATCCGGGCTCGGCGCAGTTCTCGCTATCGCTGCGCGGGGAGCCCTTTTTCGTGGTGGGGCTTCATCCGGCCGCCTCGCGGCCTGCGCGGCGGCTGGGCTTTCCGGCCATGGCGCTGAACGCGCACCGCCAGTTCGAGGCGCTGCGGGCTGACGGCCGCTACGAGCAGATGAAGCAGATCATCCGCGAGCGCGAGGAGGCCGGAACCGGCTCGATCAATCCCATGCTGGCCGATTTCGGCGAGGGCAGCGAGGCCGCCCAGTACTCGGGCCGCGCCGTGGGCGAGGACTGGACCGCGCCCTTCGATCCGAAAACCGAAGCGACCAGAAACACCGGGAGCTGA
- a CDS encoding urea carboxylase-associated family protein yields the protein MPRIPARSGTAFRLPKGAVLTVTDPEGEQVADLVAFAADDTREYLSSGRSIDFAERMFLTTGDTLYSNRSNPMLEIIEDEVGRHDFTLTPCSKATFERLYDDHPILPGCQGNLESALAPYGVGPDQIPIAFNVFMNVAYDPDTGACSVLPPKSKPGQSIRLRAATDLVIGLTACSADGSNNGDCTPIDWEIAEESALAAE from the coding sequence ATGCCGCGCATTCCCGCCCGTTCGGGGACCGCCTTCCGCCTGCCGAAAGGCGCGGTTCTGACCGTCACCGATCCCGAGGGCGAGCAGGTCGCCGATCTCGTCGCGTTCGCCGCGGACGATACGCGCGAGTATCTTAGCTCCGGCCGGTCGATCGACTTCGCCGAGCGGATGTTCCTCACCACCGGCGACACGCTTTATTCCAACCGCTCCAACCCGATGCTGGAAATCATCGAGGACGAGGTGGGCCGGCACGATTTCACCCTGACGCCGTGCTCGAAGGCGACCTTCGAGCGGCTCTACGACGATCATCCGATCCTGCCCGGCTGCCAGGGCAATCTGGAGTCCGCGCTGGCGCCCTATGGTGTGGGACCCGACCAGATCCCCATCGCCTTCAACGTCTTCATGAACGTCGCCTACGACCCCGACACCGGCGCCTGCTCGGTGCTGCCGCCGAAATCAAAGCCCGGCCAGTCGATCAGGCTCAGGGCCGCGACCGACCTCGTCATCGGCCTCACCGCCTGCTCGGCGGACGGCTCGAACAATGGCGATTGCACGCCGATCGACTGGGAGATCGCAGAAGAGAGCGCCCTCGCCGCGGAGTGA
- a CDS encoding sterol desaturase family protein, whose amino-acid sequence MLETVLETLGGPNGVWWLAGGYFSLVLGERVWAAISGARYDNADALCSIGLNLMNSVLGIVLAGLLPLAFYIVIYEHARIFTLDSLWLAIPLAFVIHELAYYAEHRMSHRVGLLWAFHAIHHSSNEFNHTTAARGFFLDGKLQGLFGLVAALIGVGPVVYFAVMALKSIYGVWNHASYVGHLGWMERVFATPRIHKVHHANQPRYIDKNYSQVLSVWDRIFKSFEPYDDAEPPVVGLVEPVHDNNPLTAQFAGFRQLWAKMKTADRLTDRLAYLVMPPEWSHDGVCRGVCPKYAAPALPPAE is encoded by the coding sequence ATGCTTGAAACCGTGCTTGAGACGCTCGGCGGACCGAACGGCGTCTGGTGGTTGGCCGGAGGCTATTTCTCGCTGGTGCTGGGCGAACGCGTCTGGGCGGCGATCAGCGGCGCGCGATACGACAATGCCGACGCGCTGTGCTCGATCGGGCTCAACCTGATGAACTCGGTGCTCGGCATCGTGCTCGCCGGGCTTCTGCCGCTGGCGTTCTACATCGTGATCTACGAGCACGCCCGGATCTTCACCCTCGACAGCCTGTGGCTCGCCATCCCGCTCGCCTTCGTCATTCATGAGCTGGCCTATTACGCCGAACACCGGATGTCGCACCGCGTCGGACTGCTGTGGGCGTTTCACGCGATCCATCACTCCTCGAACGAGTTCAACCACACCACGGCGGCGCGCGGCTTTTTCCTGGACGGCAAGCTGCAGGGCCTGTTCGGCCTTGTCGCCGCGCTGATCGGCGTCGGTCCGGTAGTGTACTTCGCGGTCATGGCGCTGAAGTCGATTTACGGCGTCTGGAACCATGCCAGCTATGTCGGTCATCTGGGCTGGATGGAGCGCGTGTTCGCCACGCCGCGGATCCACAAGGTCCATCACGCCAACCAGCCGCGCTATATCGACAAGAACTACTCCCAGGTGCTGAGCGTTTGGGACCGCATCTTCAAAAGCTTCGAGCCCTATGACGACGCCGAGCCGCCGGTCGTGGGCCTGGTCGAGCCGGTGCACGACAACAATCCGCTGACCGCGCAGTTCGCCGGATTCCGGCAGCTCTGGGCGAAGATGAAGACCGCAGACCGGCTCACCGACCGGCTCGCCTATCTCGTCATGCCGCCCGAATGGAGCCATGACGGCGTGTGCCGAGGCGTCTGTCCGAAATACGCCGCCCCCGCCCTGCCGCCTGCGGAGTGA
- the pyrC gene encoding dihydroorotase, whose protein sequence is MTETLTIRRPDDWHVHLRDGEMLKLVAPYTARQFRRAIVMPNLVPPITTVKQASEYRDRIRAAASATPDFEPLMTAYLTDTIDAGELARGHAEGVFTAAKLYPAGATTNSASGVTNVENVYPVFETMAEIGMPLLIHGEVVSPDIDIFDREKVFIDRILSKIVQTFPTLKIVLEHITTEDSVQFVSGAPDTVAATITAHHLRIDRNDMLVGGIRPHMYCLPVAKRARHKHALRQIITTGSEKFFLGTDTAPHERHAKESACGCAGIFSAPTALESYAQTFEEMDALDKLEGFASLHGPRFYGLPLNEGTVTLKRSGQNVPAMIDEGGLAVTPFHAGERLNWTMIS, encoded by the coding sequence ATGACCGAGACCCTGACGATCCGCCGTCCCGACGACTGGCACGTGCACCTGCGCGACGGCGAGATGCTGAAGCTCGTCGCGCCCTACACCGCGCGCCAGTTCCGACGGGCGATCGTCATGCCCAACCTGGTCCCGCCGATCACCACGGTGAAGCAGGCTTCTGAATACCGCGACCGGATCCGCGCGGCCGCCAGCGCCACCCCTGATTTCGAGCCGCTGATGACGGCCTATCTCACCGATACGATCGACGCGGGCGAGCTTGCGCGCGGTCACGCCGAGGGCGTGTTCACCGCGGCCAAGCTCTACCCTGCCGGCGCGACGACGAACTCGGCGAGCGGGGTGACCAATGTCGAGAACGTCTACCCGGTCTTCGAGACCATGGCCGAGATCGGCATGCCGCTCCTGATCCACGGCGAGGTGGTCAGCCCCGACATCGACATCTTCGACCGGGAAAAAGTCTTCATCGACCGGATTCTGTCGAAGATCGTTCAGACTTTCCCCACGCTGAAGATCGTGCTCGAGCACATCACCACCGAAGACAGCGTTCAGTTCGTGTCCGGCGCGCCGGACACCGTTGCGGCCACCATCACCGCCCATCACCTGCGCATCGACCGTAACGACATGCTGGTGGGCGGGATAAGGCCGCACATGTACTGCCTGCCGGTGGCCAAGCGCGCCAGGCACAAGCACGCGCTCAGGCAGATCATCACCACCGGCAGCGAGAAATTCTTCCTCGGCACCGACACCGCGCCCCATGAGCGCCACGCCAAGGAAAGCGCCTGCGGCTGCGCGGGCATCTTCTCCGCGCCGACCGCGCTTGAAAGCTATGCGCAGACCTTCGAGGAGATGGATGCGCTGGACAAGCTGGAAGGCTTTGCGAGCCTTCACGGGCCGCGCTTCTACGGCCTGCCGCTCAATGAAGGGACCGTGACGCTGAAGCGCTCCGGCCAGAACGTCCCCGCCATGATCGACGAAGGCGGGCTCGCCGTGACGCCGTTTCACGCCGGCGAACGGCTGAACTGGACGATGATCAGCTAG
- a CDS encoding heavy metal translocating P-type ATPase has translation MADDHSTSPRPARIALDVTGMTCGGCARRVETALSAAPGVIEANVNFAARRADLLVEPGTEASTVIEALKQAGYDGAPVKGFAERAQAAHDADAHGAHDHGEVSRGQLWLAGLLTLPIFLIEMGGHLVPALHAVTMEGPGRTTLNWVFLVLAGIVQFGPGRIFYRHGLPALLRVAPEMNTLVMLGTSAAYGYSALATIAPGLFPEGQAHVYFEASAMVVTLILLGRFLEARARGRTGDAIRKLLSLQAKTARVRRGDKVVELAVEDVLPGDVIEIRPGERVPVDGRVTAGRSYVDESMLTGEPVPAEKTQSDTVTGGTVNGTGVLDMEATAVGADTVLARIVAMVEEAQGAKLPIQQLVDRVTSVFVPVVIALAVLTFAVWLIVSGAVSLALVASVSVLIIACPCAMGLATPVSIMTGTGRAAELGVLFRRGDALQTLARVKTIAFDKTGTLTQGKPALTDLHALGMDEDAALALAAALEARSEHPIARAVVDAAANKSLTVPEATEFTAETGYGVSGTVEGRTAATGAARYMDKLGVDVANFAERAEKLAQEGRAPLFLAVDGKPAALLAVSDPIKPGARAAIDALHALGLQTAMITGDAQSPADSVAAELGVDRVRAETLPADKAEEIKALRAAAGPAAFAGDGVNDAPALAEADVGIAMGAGTDIAIEAADVVLSSDDLSRVADAAALSRATLSNIKQNLVWAFGYNVVLIPVAMGALVPFGGPLLSPVLAGAAMAASSVCVVLNALRLRRFKAAG, from the coding sequence ATGGCCGACGATCACAGCACCTCTCCCCGCCCCGCCCGCATCGCTCTGGATGTGACCGGCATGACCTGCGGGGGGTGTGCGCGCCGGGTGGAGACGGCGCTGAGCGCCGCGCCGGGCGTGATCGAGGCGAACGTGAATTTCGCTGCCCGGCGGGCCGATCTGCTGGTGGAGCCGGGAACCGAGGCCTCCACCGTCATCGAAGCGCTGAAACAGGCCGGCTATGACGGCGCGCCGGTGAAAGGCTTCGCCGAGCGCGCCCAGGCGGCCCACGACGCGGACGCCCACGGCGCCCACGATCACGGCGAAGTCTCGCGCGGCCAGCTCTGGCTCGCCGGTTTGCTGACCCTGCCGATCTTCCTGATCGAGATGGGCGGGCACCTCGTCCCGGCGCTTCACGCGGTGACGATGGAGGGGCCGGGGCGGACGACCCTGAACTGGGTTTTCCTGGTGCTGGCCGGGATCGTGCAGTTCGGGCCGGGCCGGATCTTCTACCGCCACGGCCTGCCTGCGCTGCTGCGCGTCGCGCCGGAGATGAATACGCTCGTCATGCTCGGCACCAGCGCCGCTTACGGCTATTCGGCGCTGGCCACGATCGCGCCGGGGCTGTTTCCCGAGGGTCAGGCGCATGTCTATTTCGAAGCCAGCGCCATGGTGGTGACGCTGATCCTGCTGGGCCGGTTTCTGGAGGCGCGCGCTCGCGGCCGCACCGGCGACGCCATCCGCAAGCTTCTGTCGCTGCAGGCGAAGACTGCCCGCGTGCGGCGCGGCGACAAGGTGGTCGAACTCGCCGTCGAGGACGTGCTTCCCGGCGACGTGATCGAGATCCGGCCCGGCGAGCGCGTTCCGGTGGACGGGCGCGTCACCGCAGGCCGGTCTTATGTCGACGAGAGCATGCTGACCGGCGAACCGGTTCCGGCGGAAAAGACCCAGAGCGACACCGTCACCGGCGGCACGGTCAACGGGACCGGCGTGCTGGACATGGAGGCGACCGCGGTGGGCGCGGATACGGTGCTCGCACGCATCGTCGCCATGGTGGAGGAAGCCCAGGGAGCCAAGCTGCCGATTCAGCAGCTGGTCGACCGGGTCACGAGCGTTTTCGTGCCGGTGGTGATCGCGCTGGCGGTCCTGACCTTCGCGGTCTGGCTGATTGTAAGCGGCGCGGTCTCGCTGGCGCTGGTCGCCTCGGTCTCGGTGCTGATCATCGCATGTCCCTGCGCGATGGGACTCGCCACGCCGGTCTCGATCATGACCGGCACGGGCCGGGCGGCGGAGTTGGGCGTTCTGTTCCGGCGCGGCGACGCGCTTCAGACGCTGGCCCGGGTGAAGACGATCGCCTTCGACAAGACCGGCACGCTGACGCAAGGCAAGCCCGCCCTCACCGATCTTCACGCCCTCGGCATGGACGAGGACGCCGCTCTCGCCCTCGCCGCAGCGCTGGAGGCGCGGTCCGAACACCCGATCGCCAGGGCCGTCGTCGACGCGGCGGCGAACAAGTCCCTGACCGTGCCCGAGGCGACCGAGTTCACTGCAGAAACCGGTTACGGCGTCTCCGGGACGGTGGAAGGCCGCACCGCCGCGACCGGCGCGGCGCGTTACATGGACAAGCTCGGCGTGGACGTCGCGAACTTCGCCGAGCGCGCCGAAAAGCTGGCGCAGGAGGGCCGCGCCCCGCTCTTCCTCGCCGTCGACGGGAAACCCGCCGCCCTTCTCGCCGTCTCCGATCCGATCAAGCCCGGCGCGCGCGCCGCGATCGACGCCCTTCACGCGCTGGGGCTTCAGACCGCGATGATCACGGGCGACGCGCAATCCCCTGCAGATTCGGTGGCCGCCGAGTTGGGCGTGGACCGGGTCCGCGCCGAAACCCTGCCCGCCGACAAGGCCGAGGAGATCAAGGCGCTCAGGGCCGCAGCCGGCCCGGCCGCCTTCGCCGGGGACGGGGTGAACGACGCGCCCGCCCTCGCCGAAGCCGATGTCGGCATCGCGATGGGCGCCGGCACCGACATCGCCATCGAAGCCGCAGACGTGGTGCTGAGTTCGGACGATCTGAGCCGGGTCGCCGACGCGGCGGCCCTTTCGCGCGCCACGCTTTCAAACATCAAGCAGAACCTCGTCTGGGCGTTTGGCTACAACGTGGTTCTGATCCCCGTCGCGATGGGCGCGCTCGTCCCGTTCGGCGGCCCGCTTCTGAGCCCCGTGCTCGCCGGCGCCGCCATGGCCGCATCCAGCGTCTGCGTCGTGCTCAATGCGCTGCGGTTGAGACGGTTCAAGGCTGCGGGCTGA
- a CDS encoding M3 family metallopeptidase produces MRKFLLAAAGAAALTGGVASAALAVQAQAAEAAQAEAQSANPLLAEWTGPYGGVPAFDQMDLQYLEPALEEGMARYRAEIDAIATNPDAPTFENTIVELERAGEDLGRVFTYYGIWSSNLSSPEFREIQGRMAPRISAFYSEINQNKDLFARVRAVHESDEVETLRPDQQRLVQLTYDGFARNGATLEGEAAERYAEIQSRLAELHTQFSNNVLADEENYVTWLSEDQLSGLPERLVSAAAAAAAERGREGEYAILNTRSSMDPFLTYSDERELRKDVWETYYSRGDNADEFDNNAVIAEILNLRDERVELLGYDNYAQWRLEDRMAGTPERALELMETVWPAAIARVEEEVEMMTALAAREGHDIDQIMPWDYRYYMEKVRQAEYDLNSEEVKQYFNIENLREAMFFVSGELFGFAFEEITDGSVPVFHADVRVWDVTDRETGEHIGLWYLDPFARPGKRSGAWATSYRGHTTFDGQETVLSSNNSNFIKGAPGEPVLISFSDATTFFHEMGHALHALASNVAYPTLNGGVRDYTEFQSQLLERWVLTDEVIENYLRHAETGEPMPDELVQKIRAASTFNQGFATTEYLASALVDMYYHTTDPEGIDPDAFERETLERLGMPEELPMRHRSPHFGHIFSGEGYSAGYYGYMWADVLTSDAAEAFAEAPGGFYDADLAARMVEHLFAPRNAVDPAEAYRNFRGRDATVEPLMRDRGFPVPGEETETD; encoded by the coding sequence ATGCGCAAGTTTCTGCTCGCAGCGGCCGGGGCCGCCGCGCTGACCGGAGGCGTGGCCTCCGCCGCCCTCGCCGTTCAGGCCCAGGCCGCCGAGGCCGCCCAGGCCGAAGCCCAAAGCGCCAACCCGCTGCTGGCCGAATGGACCGGCCCCTATGGCGGCGTTCCGGCGTTCGACCAGATGGACCTTCAGTATCTCGAGCCCGCGCTCGAGGAAGGCATGGCGCGCTACCGCGCCGAGATCGACGCGATCGCGACCAATCCCGACGCGCCGACGTTTGAAAACACCATCGTCGAGCTCGAGCGCGCCGGCGAGGATCTGGGCCGTGTGTTCACCTATTACGGCATCTGGTCGTCGAACCTCTCCTCGCCGGAATTCCGTGAGATCCAGGGCCGCATGGCGCCGCGGATCAGCGCGTTCTATTCCGAGATCAACCAGAACAAGGACCTGTTCGCCCGCGTGCGCGCCGTGCATGAGAGCGACGAAGTCGAGACCCTGCGCCCCGACCAGCAGCGCCTCGTGCAGCTGACCTATGACGGGTTCGCCCGCAACGGCGCGACTCTCGAAGGCGAGGCCGCCGAGCGCTACGCCGAGATCCAGTCGCGCCTGGCCGAGCTGCACACCCAGTTCTCCAACAACGTGCTGGCCGACGAAGAAAACTACGTCACCTGGCTCAGCGAAGACCAGCTCTCCGGCCTGCCCGAGAGGCTTGTCAGCGCTGCGGCCGCAGCCGCCGCCGAGCGCGGGCGCGAGGGCGAGTACGCGATCCTCAACACCCGCTCCTCGATGGATCCGTTCCTGACCTATTCCGACGAGCGCGAGCTGCGCAAAGACGTCTGGGAGACCTACTATTCGCGCGGCGACAACGCCGACGAGTTCGACAACAACGCGGTGATCGCCGAGATCCTCAATCTGCGCGACGAGCGGGTCGAGCTTCTGGGCTACGACAACTACGCCCAGTGGCGGCTTGAAGACCGCATGGCCGGCACGCCCGAGCGCGCGCTGGAGCTGATGGAGACGGTCTGGCCGGCCGCCATCGCCCGGGTCGAGGAAGAGGTCGAGATGATGACCGCCCTGGCCGCCCGGGAAGGCCATGACATCGACCAGATCATGCCCTGGGACTACCGCTACTACATGGAGAAGGTCCGCCAGGCCGAGTACGACCTCAACTCCGAGGAAGTGAAGCAGTACTTCAATATCGAGAACCTGCGCGAGGCGATGTTCTTCGTCTCCGGCGAGCTGTTCGGCTTCGCCTTCGAGGAGATCACCGACGGCTCGGTCCCGGTCTTCCACGCGGACGTGCGCGTCTGGGACGTGACCGATCGTGAGACCGGCGAGCATATCGGCCTGTGGTATCTCGATCCCTTCGCCCGTCCGGGCAAGCGCTCGGGCGCCTGGGCGACCAGCTATCGCGGTCACACGACGTTCGACGGCCAGGAAACCGTGCTGAGCTCGAACAACTCGAACTTCATCAAGGGTGCGCCCGGCGAGCCGGTCCTGATCAGCTTCTCCGACGCGACGACCTTCTTCCATGAGATGGGGCACGCCCTTCACGCCCTCGCCTCGAACGTCGCCTACCCGACGCTGAACGGCGGGGTGCGCGACTACACCGAGTTCCAGAGCCAGCTTCTCGAGCGCTGGGTGCTCACCGACGAGGTGATCGAGAACTATCTGCGCCACGCCGAAACCGGCGAGCCGATGCCCGACGAGCTGGTGCAAAAGATCCGCGCCGCCTCGACCTTCAACCAGGGCTTCGCGACGACCGAATATCTGGCGAGCGCGCTGGTGGACATGTACTACCACACCACCGATCCCGAAGGCATCGATCCCGACGCCTTCGAACGCGAGACGCTGGAGCGGCTGGGCATGCCCGAAGAGCTGCCCATGCGTCACCGCAGCCCGCATTTCGGCCATATCTTCTCCGGCGAAGGCTATTCGGCGGGCTATTACGGCTACATGTGGGCCGACGTTCTGACCTCGGACGCGGCGGAAGCCTTCGCCGAGGCGCCGGGCGGGTTCTACGACGCCGATCTGGCCGCGCGCATGGTCGAGCACCTGTTCGCCCCGCGCAACGCGGTCGACCCGGCCGAGGCCTACCGCAATTTCCGCGGCCGCGACGCCACCGTCGAGCCGCTGATGCGCGACCGCGGCTTCCCGGTCCCCGGTGAAGAGACCGAGACCGATTAA
- a CDS encoding NnrU family protein, translating into MGVLITGLVIFLGTHLTRVLGIKRVVVSVIGEALFAVFYSVLSAVGLALIVYGHILAHPSESVWSPPEWTRTLALVAVPVSLVLLIAAYLPSHIRSITKHPMTLGVFLWSGSHLLANGEIASIVLFGAFFAWSTLLLIEGYAVGGRFERPGKWSADIAAIVIGLGAAALLAIFHMQLFGVAVIGFASEPGAPGI; encoded by the coding sequence ATGGGCGTGTTGATCACCGGGCTCGTGATCTTTCTGGGCACGCATCTGACCCGTGTGCTGGGCATAAAGCGCGTGGTCGTCTCGGTCATCGGCGAGGCGCTTTTCGCGGTGTTCTATTCGGTGCTGTCCGCGGTCGGCCTCGCGCTGATCGTCTACGGCCACATCCTCGCCCATCCGTCAGAAAGCGTGTGGAGCCCGCCTGAATGGACGCGCACGCTGGCGCTGGTCGCCGTGCCGGTCTCGCTCGTCCTGCTGATCGCGGCCTATCTGCCAAGCCATATCCGTTCGATCACCAAGCATCCCATGACGCTGGGCGTGTTCCTGTGGTCGGGCAGCCATCTGCTGGCCAACGGCGAGATCGCCTCGATCGTCCTGTTCGGCGCGTTTTTCGCCTGGTCGACCCTTTTGCTGATCGAAGGCTACGCGGTCGGCGGCCGGTTCGAGCGGCCAGGCAAATGGAGCGCCGACATCGCCGCGATCGTCATCGGGCTCGGCGCCGCAGCCCTGCTGGCGATCTTCCACATGCAGCTTTTCGGCGTCGCCGTGATCGGGTTTGCATCCGAACCCGGAGCGCCGGGCATCTGA
- a CDS encoding DUF6249 domain-containing protein has translation MEDILIPLGAFTMVVLIVALNVWAGASRRKQVMETVRDAIRSGQNLDADTVRALGAEGPKKEGGDLKAGLILIAVAAALVVFGYAVGSADVSDTPEVVAIFSAIAAFPGFIGVVLVLFGLANAAKRKNDDAA, from the coding sequence ATGGAAGACATTCTCATCCCGCTCGGCGCGTTCACCATGGTGGTGCTGATCGTCGCGCTCAATGTCTGGGCGGGCGCCTCGCGCCGCAAACAGGTCATGGAGACCGTTCGCGACGCCATCCGCTCGGGCCAGAATCTCGACGCCGACACGGTCCGGGCGCTGGGCGCGGAAGGTCCCAAGAAAGAGGGCGGGGACCTCAAGGCGGGGCTGATCCTGATCGCGGTCGCCGCCGCGCTGGTCGTATTCGGCTATGCGGTCGGGTCGGCCGACGTGTCCGATACGCCTGAAGTCGTGGCCATCTTCTCCGCGATCGCCGCCTTCCCGGGCTTCATCGGGGTGGTGCTGGTGCTGTTCGGCCTGGCGAACGCGGCCAAACGCAAGAACGACGACGCGGCCTAG
- a CDS encoding RNA polymerase sigma factor, translated as MQASDAELVALVIAGKDKRAYGALVTRHQQAVRAVLMRLCRNAALADDLAQDTFVKAWDKIATWSGSGSLKGWLCRIAYTEFLMSARKRKAADRALDRLQAEPGEDHVSPGPAGARLDLDRALATLGEDERTCVVLCYAGGMSHAEAAEVTGLPLGTVKSHVNRGRARLKAWFDAREAAA; from the coding sequence GTGCAGGCCAGCGACGCCGAACTTGTCGCGCTGGTGATCGCGGGGAAGGACAAGCGCGCTTACGGCGCGCTCGTCACCCGCCACCAGCAGGCCGTGCGCGCGGTCCTGATGCGGCTGTGCCGGAACGCCGCGCTTGCGGACGACCTGGCCCAGGACACGTTCGTGAAGGCCTGGGACAAGATCGCAACCTGGTCGGGCTCGGGGTCTTTGAAAGGCTGGCTCTGCCGGATCGCCTACACCGAGTTCCTGATGAGCGCGCGCAAGCGCAAGGCGGCCGACCGCGCGCTCGACAGGCTGCAGGCCGAACCGGGCGAGGACCACGTCTCGCCCGGACCTGCGGGCGCCCGGCTCGATCTCGACCGGGCGCTGGCGACTCTGGGCGAGGATGAACGCACCTGCGTGGTCCTGTGTTACGCCGGGGGTATGAGTCATGCCGAGGCGGCCGAGGTCACCGGGCTTCCCCTCGGCACGGTGAAGAGCCATGTTAACCGCGGACGGGCCAGGCTGAAGGCCTGGTTCGACGCCAGGGAGGCGGCCGCATGA
- the panB gene encoding 3-methyl-2-oxobutanoate hydroxymethyltransferase yields MSAQTKAAKRLTPPDIRARKGGEPLVCLTAYDAPTARLLDPHCDFLLVGDSVGMVVHGLPNTIPVTLEMMILHGQAVMRGSDRALVCVDMPFSTYEKSKEQAFENAARVLRETGCQAIKVESGVYIADTIRYLAERAVPVVGHVGLRPQAALAEGGFKAKGRDEASRRKVIDEAVAADEAGAFAIVIEGVAEDLAEEITERVKAPTIGIGASAKCDGQILVTQDMLGLFDWTPRFVKRYADLKALTEEGVKAYAEEVRARSFPGPDQVYAPRKS; encoded by the coding sequence ATGTCCGCCCAGACCAAGGCCGCCAAGCGGCTGACCCCGCCAGACATCCGCGCGCGCAAGGGCGGCGAGCCGCTGGTCTGCCTGACCGCTTATGACGCGCCGACCGCGCGCCTGCTCGATCCGCATTGCGACTTCCTTCTGGTCGGCGACTCGGTGGGCATGGTCGTGCACGGGCTTCCAAACACCATTCCCGTCACCCTCGAAATGATGATCCTTCACGGCCAGGCCGTGATGCGCGGATCGGACCGGGCGCTGGTGTGCGTGGACATGCCGTTCTCCACCTATGAAAAGAGCAAGGAGCAGGCGTTCGAGAACGCCGCCCGGGTGCTGCGCGAGACCGGCTGCCAGGCGATCAAGGTCGAAAGCGGGGTCTATATCGCTGACACGATCCGCTATCTCGCCGAGCGCGCCGTGCCCGTCGTCGGTCATGTCGGCCTTCGTCCGCAGGCTGCGCTCGCCGAAGGCGGGTTCAAGGCCAAGGGCCGCGACGAGGCGTCCCGCCGCAAGGTGATCGACGAGGCGGTCGCCGCCGACGAGGCGGGCGCCTTCGCCATCGTCATCGAAGGCGTCGCCGAAGACCTCGCCGAGGAGATCACCGAGCGGGTCAAGGCGCCGACCATCGGCATCGGCGCGTCGGCCAAATGCGACGGGCAGATCCTGGTCACCCAGGACATGCTCGGCCTGTTTGACTGGACCCCGCGTTTCGTCAAGCGCTACGCCGACCTCAAGGCGCTGACCGAAGAGGGTGTGAAGGCCTACGCCGAAGAGGTGAGGGCGCGCAGCTTCCCCGGTCCCGATCAGGTCTACGCGCCCAGGAAGAGCTGA